The following proteins are encoded in a genomic region of Arachis ipaensis cultivar K30076 chromosome B02, Araip1.1, whole genome shotgun sequence:
- the LOC107627619 gene encoding TMV resistance protein N isoform X1, with translation MLEMKELFVANHPVGVESRVEEVIQLLKDQQQENPLLLGIWGMGGCGKTTIAKAVYNKIFREFEGRCFLLNIREVWEQDNGILHLQQQLLSAIYKTTKIKIENTESGKSILERRLGQKRILLVLDVVDKLEQLNSLAASRKWFCPGSIIIITTRDEHLLCCLRIDKLYSMKELNDKESIELFSWHAFKEPCPKEEFASLANEVVSYCERLPLALEVIGSHLFNRNVYEWRSVLNKLKTIPNNDVQKKLKISFDGLSDDRDREIFLDVAFFFIGMDKNDVIDILNGCGHSAEIGINVLMERCLITVDTKGKLGMHGLLRDMGREIIRESLPMKPEERSRLWNPEEVLNVLSKDMGTKAIEGLALNLPKSLNPTHLKTEAFKEMKRLRLLQFANVQLVGDFKYLSTDLRWLCWHECPPEYTTANFDQGNLVAIDFKYSKLDLVWKKGQMMENLKFLKLSHSQHLTQTPDFSNMPNLEKLILKYCPKLTSVSHTIEHLKQVLLINLKGCSELRVLPRSIYKLKSLKTLILSGCSLIDKLEEDIEQMESLATLMADKTAITQVPHALLRLKSIVYISLCDFEGLSRNVFPSIIWSWTSPTNNFSPQVQTLLDLSNLVSLIVPNRNSQGLSSIIRDLPQVQNVRMECGSQLQITGDVASDTCNVTNCNEMIVSSCASSVGCCSEGDVTESENSLNSILIQMGMNCSVTKALRENILQKFNARVPGECLLPGNKNPDWLTFSGEGSSVNFDVPRVNGFKLKTMMMCVSYSSSPNIKASEGHIIKNLFIINLTKTTHYLYDGDTLASLREEEWHKVISNLEAGDKVQIVVARLGIIVKKIVVYLIYGEPIDIVCGDDMVADGNVTVHGGDEKVSANSLEKFEVTWKTKTPESVITKEYCVTCQFELKLWGCKYWLQRGCNKRCT, from the exons ATGCTGGAAATGAAGGAATTGTTCGTTGCTAATCATCCCGTAGGAGTTGAATCTCGTGTTGAAGAGGTGATTCAACTATTAAAAGACCAGCAACAAGAAAATCCTCTACTACTTGGTATATGGGGCATGGGAGGGTGTGGTAAAACAACCATTGCCAAAGCggtttataataaaattttccgTGAGTTTGAAGGTAGGTGTTTCCTCCTAAATATAAGAGAAGTTTGGGAACAAGATAATGGAATTCTTCATTTACAACAACAACTTCTTTCTGCTATCTACAAGACAACGAAAATAAAGATTGAAAACACTGAATCTGGAAAATCAATATTAGAGAGAAGACTTGGCCAGAAAAGGATACTTCTTGTACTTGATGTTGTGGACAAATTGGAGCAGCTAAATTCTTTAGCTGCAAGCCGTAAATGGTTCTGTCCCGGTAGCATAATAATCATCACAACAAGAGACGAGCATCTTCTATGTTGTCTTAGAATTGACAAGTTATATAGTATGAAAGAGTTAAATGACAAAGAATCCATTGAACTTTTTAGCTGGCATGCATTCAAAGAACCATGTCCAAAAGAAGAGTTTGCTTCACTTGCTAATGAAGTTGTTTCATATTGTGAGAGATTGCCACTGGCTCTTGAGGTAATTGGGTCACATCTGTTTAATAGGAACGTATATGAATGGAGGAGTGTTTTGAATAAACTCAAAACCATTCCAAACAATGATGTACAGAAGAAGCTTAAAATAAGTTTTGATGGTCTAAGTGATGATAGGGATAGAGAAATATTTCTTGATGTAGCATTTTTCTTTATTGGAATGGACAAAAATGATGTGATTGATATATTAAATGGCTGCGGGCATTCAGCTGAAATTGGAATAAATGTTCTTATGGAACGATGCCTTATTACTGTGGACACTAAGGGAAAACTTGGCATGCATGGTTTGCTGCGAGACATGGGAAGAGAAATTATTCGCGAGAGTTTGCCAATGAAACCTGAGGAACGTAGTAGGTTGTGGAATCCAGAGGAAGTGCTTAATGTATTATCAAAAGACATG GGAACAAAAGCTATTGAGGGACTTGCTTTGAACCTGCCAAAGTCACTGAATCCAACCCACTTAAAGACAGAAGCATTTAAGGAGATGAAGAGACTCAGATTGCTTCAGTTTGCGAATGTGCAACTTGTTGGAGACTTTAAATACCTTTCAACAGATCTTCGATGGTTGTGCTGGCATGAATGTCCTCCAGAATATACAACTGCAAACTTTGATCAAGGAAATTTAGTTGCCATTGACTTCAAATATAGCAAACTCGACCTAGTATGGAAGAAGGGTCAG ATGATGGAGAATCTAAAATTTCTCAAGCTTAGTCATTCTCAACACTTGACACAAACTCCTGACTTTTCAAATATGCCCAATCTTGAAAAGTTAATACTCAAATATTGCCCAAAGTTGACTTCAGTTTCTCATACCATTGAACATCTCAAACAAGTTCTTCTAATCAATTTGAAAGGGTGTTCAGAGCTTCGTGTACTTCCAAGAAGCATCTACAAGTTGAAATCTCTCAAAACTCTCATTCTATCAGGATGTTCTTTGATTGATAAGTTAGAGGAGGACATAGAACAGATGGAATCATTGGCAACTTTGATGGCAGATAAAACTGCCATAACACAAGTGCCTCATGCACTACTAAGACTAAAGAGCATTGTGTATATATCTTTGTGCGACTTTGAAGGATTATCGCGCAATGTGTTTCCTTCAATCATTTGGTCATGGACCTCTCCAACAAATAATTTCTCACCCCAAGTGCAAACACTTTTGGACTTGTCAAATCTTGTTTCCTTAATAGTCCCAAATAGAAATTCTCAAGGCCTATCATCCATTATCAGAGACCTTCCACAGGTTCAGAATGTTAGGATGGAGTGTGGCTCACAACTTCAAATAACAGGAGATGTAGCTTCAGATACTTGTAATGTCACAAACTGCAATGAAATGATAGTATCATCATGTGCATCATCAGTTGGTTGTTGCAGTGAAGGTGATGTTACTGAATCAGAAAATTCCTTGAATTCAATTTTAATCCAAATGGGAATGAATTGTTCTGTCACAAAGGCACTCAGAGAGAATATTTTGCAG AAATTTAATGCCAGAGTACCTGGAGAATGTTTGCTTCCTGGCAATAAGAATCCTGATTGGTTAACATTCAGCGGAGAAGGTTCTTCTGTAAATTTCGATGTCCCTCGTGTGAATGGATTCAAGTTAAAAACAATGATGATGTGTGTCTCCTACTCTTCATCTCCAAACATCAAAGCATCTGAAGGCCATATTATTAAAAATCTGTTTATCATAAATCTCACAAAGACCACTCATTATCTCTACGATGGAGATACGTTGGCTTCACTTAGAGAAGAGGAATGGCATAAAGTGATTTCAAACCTTGAAGCTGGAGACAAAGTACAGATTGTTGTTGCTAGGTTAGGAATCATAGTGAAGAAGATAGTAGTTTATCTCATATATGGTGAACCAATTGATATTGTTTGTGGTGATGATATGGTAGCAGATGGAAATGTCACTGTTCATGGTGGAGATGAAAAAGTAAGTGCTAATTCTCTAG aAAAATTCGAAGTCACTTGGAAAACGAAAACTCCAGAGAGTGTGATCACCAAAGAGTATTGTGTGACTTGTCAATTTGAGTTGAAATTGTGG GGATGTAAGTATTGGCTCCAGAGAGGATGCAACAAGAGGTGCACATGA
- the LOC107627619 gene encoding TMV resistance protein N isoform X4, translated as MLEMKELFVANHPVGVESRVEEVIQLLKDQQQENPLLLGIWGMGGCGKTTIAKAVYNKIFREFEGRCFLLNIREVWEQDNGILHLQQQLLSAIYKTTKIKIENTESGKSILERRLGQKRILLVLDVVDKLEQLNSLAASRKWFCPGSIIIITTRDEHLLCCLRIDKLYSMKELNDKESIELFSWHAFKEPCPKEEFASLANEVVSYCERLPLALEVIGSHLFNRNVYEWRSVLNKLKTIPNNDVQKKLKISFDGLSDDRDREIFLDVAFFFIGMDKNDVIDILNGCGHSAEIGINVLMERCLITVDTKGKLGMHGLLRDMGREIIRESLPMKPEERSRLWNPEEVLNVLSKDMGTKAIEGLALNLPKSLNPTHLKTEAFKEMKRLRLLQFANVQLVGDFKYLSTDLRWLCWHECPPEYTTANFDQGNLVAIDFKYSKLDLVWKKGQMMENLKFLKLSHSQHLTQTPDFSNMPNLEKLILKYCPKLTSVSHTIEHLKQVLLINLKGCSELRVLPRSIYKLKSLKTLILSGCSLIDKLEEDIEQMESLATLMADKTAITQVPHALLRLKSIVYISLCDFEGLSRNVFPSIIWSWTSPTNNFSPQVQTLLDLSNLVSLIVPNRNSQGLSSIIRDLPQVQNVRMECGSQLQITGDVASDTCNVTNCNEMIVSSCASSVGCCSEGDVTESENSLNSILIQMGMNCSVTKALRENILQKFNARVPGECLLPGNKNPDWLTFSGEGSSVNFDVPRVNGFKLKTMMMCVSYSSSPNIKASEGHIIKNLFIINLTKTTHYLYDGDTLASLREEEWHKVISNLEAGDKVQIVVARLGIIVKKIVVYLIYGEPIDIVCGDDMVADGNVTVHGGDEKVKKFEVTWKTKTPESVITKEYCVTCQFELKLWVSVVG; from the exons ATGCTGGAAATGAAGGAATTGTTCGTTGCTAATCATCCCGTAGGAGTTGAATCTCGTGTTGAAGAGGTGATTCAACTATTAAAAGACCAGCAACAAGAAAATCCTCTACTACTTGGTATATGGGGCATGGGAGGGTGTGGTAAAACAACCATTGCCAAAGCggtttataataaaattttccgTGAGTTTGAAGGTAGGTGTTTCCTCCTAAATATAAGAGAAGTTTGGGAACAAGATAATGGAATTCTTCATTTACAACAACAACTTCTTTCTGCTATCTACAAGACAACGAAAATAAAGATTGAAAACACTGAATCTGGAAAATCAATATTAGAGAGAAGACTTGGCCAGAAAAGGATACTTCTTGTACTTGATGTTGTGGACAAATTGGAGCAGCTAAATTCTTTAGCTGCAAGCCGTAAATGGTTCTGTCCCGGTAGCATAATAATCATCACAACAAGAGACGAGCATCTTCTATGTTGTCTTAGAATTGACAAGTTATATAGTATGAAAGAGTTAAATGACAAAGAATCCATTGAACTTTTTAGCTGGCATGCATTCAAAGAACCATGTCCAAAAGAAGAGTTTGCTTCACTTGCTAATGAAGTTGTTTCATATTGTGAGAGATTGCCACTGGCTCTTGAGGTAATTGGGTCACATCTGTTTAATAGGAACGTATATGAATGGAGGAGTGTTTTGAATAAACTCAAAACCATTCCAAACAATGATGTACAGAAGAAGCTTAAAATAAGTTTTGATGGTCTAAGTGATGATAGGGATAGAGAAATATTTCTTGATGTAGCATTTTTCTTTATTGGAATGGACAAAAATGATGTGATTGATATATTAAATGGCTGCGGGCATTCAGCTGAAATTGGAATAAATGTTCTTATGGAACGATGCCTTATTACTGTGGACACTAAGGGAAAACTTGGCATGCATGGTTTGCTGCGAGACATGGGAAGAGAAATTATTCGCGAGAGTTTGCCAATGAAACCTGAGGAACGTAGTAGGTTGTGGAATCCAGAGGAAGTGCTTAATGTATTATCAAAAGACATG GGAACAAAAGCTATTGAGGGACTTGCTTTGAACCTGCCAAAGTCACTGAATCCAACCCACTTAAAGACAGAAGCATTTAAGGAGATGAAGAGACTCAGATTGCTTCAGTTTGCGAATGTGCAACTTGTTGGAGACTTTAAATACCTTTCAACAGATCTTCGATGGTTGTGCTGGCATGAATGTCCTCCAGAATATACAACTGCAAACTTTGATCAAGGAAATTTAGTTGCCATTGACTTCAAATATAGCAAACTCGACCTAGTATGGAAGAAGGGTCAG ATGATGGAGAATCTAAAATTTCTCAAGCTTAGTCATTCTCAACACTTGACACAAACTCCTGACTTTTCAAATATGCCCAATCTTGAAAAGTTAATACTCAAATATTGCCCAAAGTTGACTTCAGTTTCTCATACCATTGAACATCTCAAACAAGTTCTTCTAATCAATTTGAAAGGGTGTTCAGAGCTTCGTGTACTTCCAAGAAGCATCTACAAGTTGAAATCTCTCAAAACTCTCATTCTATCAGGATGTTCTTTGATTGATAAGTTAGAGGAGGACATAGAACAGATGGAATCATTGGCAACTTTGATGGCAGATAAAACTGCCATAACACAAGTGCCTCATGCACTACTAAGACTAAAGAGCATTGTGTATATATCTTTGTGCGACTTTGAAGGATTATCGCGCAATGTGTTTCCTTCAATCATTTGGTCATGGACCTCTCCAACAAATAATTTCTCACCCCAAGTGCAAACACTTTTGGACTTGTCAAATCTTGTTTCCTTAATAGTCCCAAATAGAAATTCTCAAGGCCTATCATCCATTATCAGAGACCTTCCACAGGTTCAGAATGTTAGGATGGAGTGTGGCTCACAACTTCAAATAACAGGAGATGTAGCTTCAGATACTTGTAATGTCACAAACTGCAATGAAATGATAGTATCATCATGTGCATCATCAGTTGGTTGTTGCAGTGAAGGTGATGTTACTGAATCAGAAAATTCCTTGAATTCAATTTTAATCCAAATGGGAATGAATTGTTCTGTCACAAAGGCACTCAGAGAGAATATTTTGCAG AAATTTAATGCCAGAGTACCTGGAGAATGTTTGCTTCCTGGCAATAAGAATCCTGATTGGTTAACATTCAGCGGAGAAGGTTCTTCTGTAAATTTCGATGTCCCTCGTGTGAATGGATTCAAGTTAAAAACAATGATGATGTGTGTCTCCTACTCTTCATCTCCAAACATCAAAGCATCTGAAGGCCATATTATTAAAAATCTGTTTATCATAAATCTCACAAAGACCACTCATTATCTCTACGATGGAGATACGTTGGCTTCACTTAGAGAAGAGGAATGGCATAAAGTGATTTCAAACCTTGAAGCTGGAGACAAAGTACAGATTGTTGTTGCTAGGTTAGGAATCATAGTGAAGAAGATAGTAGTTTATCTCATATATGGTGAACCAATTGATATTGTTTGTGGTGATGATATGGTAGCAGATGGAAATGTCACTGTTCATGGTGGAGATGAAAAAGTAA aAAAATTCGAAGTCACTTGGAAAACGAAAACTCCAGAGAGTGTGATCACCAAAGAGTATTGTGTGACTTGTCAATTTGAGTTGAAATTGTGGGTAAGTGTAGTAGGCTAA
- the LOC107627619 gene encoding TMV resistance protein N isoform X2, giving the protein MLEMKELFVANHPVGVESRVEEVIQLLKDQQQENPLLLGIWGMGGCGKTTIAKAVYNKIFREFEGRCFLLNIREVWEQDNGILHLQQQLLSAIYKTTKIKIENTESGKSILERRLGQKRILLVLDVVDKLEQLNSLAASRKWFCPGSIIIITTRDEHLLCCLRIDKLYSMKELNDKESIELFSWHAFKEPCPKEEFASLANEVVSYCERLPLALEVIGSHLFNRNVYEWRSVLNKLKTIPNNDVQKKLKISFDGLSDDRDREIFLDVAFFFIGMDKNDVIDILNGCGHSAEIGINVLMERCLITVDTKGKLGMHGLLRDMGREIIRESLPMKPEERSRLWNPEEVLNVLSKDMGTKAIEGLALNLPKSLNPTHLKTEAFKEMKRLRLLQFANVQLVGDFKYLSTDLRWLCWHECPPEYTTANFDQGNLVAIDFKYSKLDLVWKKGQMMENLKFLKLSHSQHLTQTPDFSNMPNLEKLILKYCPKLTSVSHTIEHLKQVLLINLKGCSELRVLPRSIYKLKSLKTLILSGCSLIDKLEEDIEQMESLATLMADKTAITQVPHALLRLKSIVYISLCDFEGLSRNVFPSIIWSWTSPTNNFSPQVQTLLDLSNLVSLIVPNRNSQGLSSIIRDLPQVQNVRMECGSQLQITGDVASDTCNVTNCNEMIVSSCASSVGCCSEGDVTESENSLNSILIQMGMNCSVTKALRENILQKFNARVPGECLLPGNKNPDWLTFSGEGSSVNFDVPRVNGFKLKTMMMCVSYSSSPNIKASEGHIIKNLFIINLTKTTHYLYDGDTLASLREEEWHKVISNLEAGDKVQIVVARLGIIVKKIVVYLIYGEPIDIVCGDDMVADGNVTVHGGDEKVKKFEVTWKTKTPESVITKEYCVTCQFELKLWGCKYWLQRGCNKRCT; this is encoded by the exons ATGCTGGAAATGAAGGAATTGTTCGTTGCTAATCATCCCGTAGGAGTTGAATCTCGTGTTGAAGAGGTGATTCAACTATTAAAAGACCAGCAACAAGAAAATCCTCTACTACTTGGTATATGGGGCATGGGAGGGTGTGGTAAAACAACCATTGCCAAAGCggtttataataaaattttccgTGAGTTTGAAGGTAGGTGTTTCCTCCTAAATATAAGAGAAGTTTGGGAACAAGATAATGGAATTCTTCATTTACAACAACAACTTCTTTCTGCTATCTACAAGACAACGAAAATAAAGATTGAAAACACTGAATCTGGAAAATCAATATTAGAGAGAAGACTTGGCCAGAAAAGGATACTTCTTGTACTTGATGTTGTGGACAAATTGGAGCAGCTAAATTCTTTAGCTGCAAGCCGTAAATGGTTCTGTCCCGGTAGCATAATAATCATCACAACAAGAGACGAGCATCTTCTATGTTGTCTTAGAATTGACAAGTTATATAGTATGAAAGAGTTAAATGACAAAGAATCCATTGAACTTTTTAGCTGGCATGCATTCAAAGAACCATGTCCAAAAGAAGAGTTTGCTTCACTTGCTAATGAAGTTGTTTCATATTGTGAGAGATTGCCACTGGCTCTTGAGGTAATTGGGTCACATCTGTTTAATAGGAACGTATATGAATGGAGGAGTGTTTTGAATAAACTCAAAACCATTCCAAACAATGATGTACAGAAGAAGCTTAAAATAAGTTTTGATGGTCTAAGTGATGATAGGGATAGAGAAATATTTCTTGATGTAGCATTTTTCTTTATTGGAATGGACAAAAATGATGTGATTGATATATTAAATGGCTGCGGGCATTCAGCTGAAATTGGAATAAATGTTCTTATGGAACGATGCCTTATTACTGTGGACACTAAGGGAAAACTTGGCATGCATGGTTTGCTGCGAGACATGGGAAGAGAAATTATTCGCGAGAGTTTGCCAATGAAACCTGAGGAACGTAGTAGGTTGTGGAATCCAGAGGAAGTGCTTAATGTATTATCAAAAGACATG GGAACAAAAGCTATTGAGGGACTTGCTTTGAACCTGCCAAAGTCACTGAATCCAACCCACTTAAAGACAGAAGCATTTAAGGAGATGAAGAGACTCAGATTGCTTCAGTTTGCGAATGTGCAACTTGTTGGAGACTTTAAATACCTTTCAACAGATCTTCGATGGTTGTGCTGGCATGAATGTCCTCCAGAATATACAACTGCAAACTTTGATCAAGGAAATTTAGTTGCCATTGACTTCAAATATAGCAAACTCGACCTAGTATGGAAGAAGGGTCAG ATGATGGAGAATCTAAAATTTCTCAAGCTTAGTCATTCTCAACACTTGACACAAACTCCTGACTTTTCAAATATGCCCAATCTTGAAAAGTTAATACTCAAATATTGCCCAAAGTTGACTTCAGTTTCTCATACCATTGAACATCTCAAACAAGTTCTTCTAATCAATTTGAAAGGGTGTTCAGAGCTTCGTGTACTTCCAAGAAGCATCTACAAGTTGAAATCTCTCAAAACTCTCATTCTATCAGGATGTTCTTTGATTGATAAGTTAGAGGAGGACATAGAACAGATGGAATCATTGGCAACTTTGATGGCAGATAAAACTGCCATAACACAAGTGCCTCATGCACTACTAAGACTAAAGAGCATTGTGTATATATCTTTGTGCGACTTTGAAGGATTATCGCGCAATGTGTTTCCTTCAATCATTTGGTCATGGACCTCTCCAACAAATAATTTCTCACCCCAAGTGCAAACACTTTTGGACTTGTCAAATCTTGTTTCCTTAATAGTCCCAAATAGAAATTCTCAAGGCCTATCATCCATTATCAGAGACCTTCCACAGGTTCAGAATGTTAGGATGGAGTGTGGCTCACAACTTCAAATAACAGGAGATGTAGCTTCAGATACTTGTAATGTCACAAACTGCAATGAAATGATAGTATCATCATGTGCATCATCAGTTGGTTGTTGCAGTGAAGGTGATGTTACTGAATCAGAAAATTCCTTGAATTCAATTTTAATCCAAATGGGAATGAATTGTTCTGTCACAAAGGCACTCAGAGAGAATATTTTGCAG AAATTTAATGCCAGAGTACCTGGAGAATGTTTGCTTCCTGGCAATAAGAATCCTGATTGGTTAACATTCAGCGGAGAAGGTTCTTCTGTAAATTTCGATGTCCCTCGTGTGAATGGATTCAAGTTAAAAACAATGATGATGTGTGTCTCCTACTCTTCATCTCCAAACATCAAAGCATCTGAAGGCCATATTATTAAAAATCTGTTTATCATAAATCTCACAAAGACCACTCATTATCTCTACGATGGAGATACGTTGGCTTCACTTAGAGAAGAGGAATGGCATAAAGTGATTTCAAACCTTGAAGCTGGAGACAAAGTACAGATTGTTGTTGCTAGGTTAGGAATCATAGTGAAGAAGATAGTAGTTTATCTCATATATGGTGAACCAATTGATATTGTTTGTGGTGATGATATGGTAGCAGATGGAAATGTCACTGTTCATGGTGGAGATGAAAAAGTAA aAAAATTCGAAGTCACTTGGAAAACGAAAACTCCAGAGAGTGTGATCACCAAAGAGTATTGTGTGACTTGTCAATTTGAGTTGAAATTGTGG GGATGTAAGTATTGGCTCCAGAGAGGATGCAACAAGAGGTGCACATGA
- the LOC107627619 gene encoding TMV resistance protein N isoform X3, translating to MLEMKELFVANHPVGVESRVEEVIQLLKDQQQENPLLLGIWGMGGCGKTTIAKAVYNKIFREFEGRCFLLNIREVWEQDNGILHLQQQLLSAIYKTTKIKIENTESGKSILERRLGQKRILLVLDVVDKLEQLNSLAASRKWFCPGSIIIITTRDEHLLCCLRIDKLYSMKELNDKESIELFSWHAFKEPCPKEEFASLANEVVSYCERLPLALEVIGSHLFNRNVYEWRSVLNKLKTIPNNDVQKKLKISFDGLSDDRDREIFLDVAFFFIGMDKNDVIDILNGCGHSAEIGINVLMERCLITVDTKGKLGMHGLLRDMGREIIRESLPMKPEERSRLWNPEEVLNVLSKDMGTKAIEGLALNLPKSLNPTHLKTEAFKEMKRLRLLQFANVQLVGDFKYLSTDLRWLCWHECPPEYTTANFDQGNLVAIDFKYSKLDLVWKKGQMMENLKFLKLSHSQHLTQTPDFSNMPNLEKLILKYCPKLTSVSHTIEHLKQVLLINLKGCSELRVLPRSIYKLKSLKTLILSGCSLIDKLEEDIEQMESLATLMADKTAITQVPHALLRLKSIVYISLCDFEGLSRNVFPSIIWSWTSPTNNFSPQVQTLLDLSNLVSLIVPNRNSQGLSSIIRDLPQVQNVRMECGSQLQITGDVASDTCNVTNCNEMIVSSCASSVGCCSEGDVTESENSLNSILIQMGMNCSVTKALRENILQKFNARVPGECLLPGNKNPDWLTFSGEGSSVNFDVPRVNGFKLKTMMMCVSYSSSPNIKASEGHIIKNLFIINLTKTTHYLYDGDTLASLREEEWHKVISNLEAGDKVQIVVARLGIIVKKIVVYLIYGEPIDIVCGDDMVADGNVTVHGGDEKVSANSLEKFEVTWKTKTPESVITKEYCVTCQFELKLWVSVVG from the exons ATGCTGGAAATGAAGGAATTGTTCGTTGCTAATCATCCCGTAGGAGTTGAATCTCGTGTTGAAGAGGTGATTCAACTATTAAAAGACCAGCAACAAGAAAATCCTCTACTACTTGGTATATGGGGCATGGGAGGGTGTGGTAAAACAACCATTGCCAAAGCggtttataataaaattttccgTGAGTTTGAAGGTAGGTGTTTCCTCCTAAATATAAGAGAAGTTTGGGAACAAGATAATGGAATTCTTCATTTACAACAACAACTTCTTTCTGCTATCTACAAGACAACGAAAATAAAGATTGAAAACACTGAATCTGGAAAATCAATATTAGAGAGAAGACTTGGCCAGAAAAGGATACTTCTTGTACTTGATGTTGTGGACAAATTGGAGCAGCTAAATTCTTTAGCTGCAAGCCGTAAATGGTTCTGTCCCGGTAGCATAATAATCATCACAACAAGAGACGAGCATCTTCTATGTTGTCTTAGAATTGACAAGTTATATAGTATGAAAGAGTTAAATGACAAAGAATCCATTGAACTTTTTAGCTGGCATGCATTCAAAGAACCATGTCCAAAAGAAGAGTTTGCTTCACTTGCTAATGAAGTTGTTTCATATTGTGAGAGATTGCCACTGGCTCTTGAGGTAATTGGGTCACATCTGTTTAATAGGAACGTATATGAATGGAGGAGTGTTTTGAATAAACTCAAAACCATTCCAAACAATGATGTACAGAAGAAGCTTAAAATAAGTTTTGATGGTCTAAGTGATGATAGGGATAGAGAAATATTTCTTGATGTAGCATTTTTCTTTATTGGAATGGACAAAAATGATGTGATTGATATATTAAATGGCTGCGGGCATTCAGCTGAAATTGGAATAAATGTTCTTATGGAACGATGCCTTATTACTGTGGACACTAAGGGAAAACTTGGCATGCATGGTTTGCTGCGAGACATGGGAAGAGAAATTATTCGCGAGAGTTTGCCAATGAAACCTGAGGAACGTAGTAGGTTGTGGAATCCAGAGGAAGTGCTTAATGTATTATCAAAAGACATG GGAACAAAAGCTATTGAGGGACTTGCTTTGAACCTGCCAAAGTCACTGAATCCAACCCACTTAAAGACAGAAGCATTTAAGGAGATGAAGAGACTCAGATTGCTTCAGTTTGCGAATGTGCAACTTGTTGGAGACTTTAAATACCTTTCAACAGATCTTCGATGGTTGTGCTGGCATGAATGTCCTCCAGAATATACAACTGCAAACTTTGATCAAGGAAATTTAGTTGCCATTGACTTCAAATATAGCAAACTCGACCTAGTATGGAAGAAGGGTCAG ATGATGGAGAATCTAAAATTTCTCAAGCTTAGTCATTCTCAACACTTGACACAAACTCCTGACTTTTCAAATATGCCCAATCTTGAAAAGTTAATACTCAAATATTGCCCAAAGTTGACTTCAGTTTCTCATACCATTGAACATCTCAAACAAGTTCTTCTAATCAATTTGAAAGGGTGTTCAGAGCTTCGTGTACTTCCAAGAAGCATCTACAAGTTGAAATCTCTCAAAACTCTCATTCTATCAGGATGTTCTTTGATTGATAAGTTAGAGGAGGACATAGAACAGATGGAATCATTGGCAACTTTGATGGCAGATAAAACTGCCATAACACAAGTGCCTCATGCACTACTAAGACTAAAGAGCATTGTGTATATATCTTTGTGCGACTTTGAAGGATTATCGCGCAATGTGTTTCCTTCAATCATTTGGTCATGGACCTCTCCAACAAATAATTTCTCACCCCAAGTGCAAACACTTTTGGACTTGTCAAATCTTGTTTCCTTAATAGTCCCAAATAGAAATTCTCAAGGCCTATCATCCATTATCAGAGACCTTCCACAGGTTCAGAATGTTAGGATGGAGTGTGGCTCACAACTTCAAATAACAGGAGATGTAGCTTCAGATACTTGTAATGTCACAAACTGCAATGAAATGATAGTATCATCATGTGCATCATCAGTTGGTTGTTGCAGTGAAGGTGATGTTACTGAATCAGAAAATTCCTTGAATTCAATTTTAATCCAAATGGGAATGAATTGTTCTGTCACAAAGGCACTCAGAGAGAATATTTTGCAG AAATTTAATGCCAGAGTACCTGGAGAATGTTTGCTTCCTGGCAATAAGAATCCTGATTGGTTAACATTCAGCGGAGAAGGTTCTTCTGTAAATTTCGATGTCCCTCGTGTGAATGGATTCAAGTTAAAAACAATGATGATGTGTGTCTCCTACTCTTCATCTCCAAACATCAAAGCATCTGAAGGCCATATTATTAAAAATCTGTTTATCATAAATCTCACAAAGACCACTCATTATCTCTACGATGGAGATACGTTGGCTTCACTTAGAGAAGAGGAATGGCATAAAGTGATTTCAAACCTTGAAGCTGGAGACAAAGTACAGATTGTTGTTGCTAGGTTAGGAATCATAGTGAAGAAGATAGTAGTTTATCTCATATATGGTGAACCAATTGATATTGTTTGTGGTGATGATATGGTAGCAGATGGAAATGTCACTGTTCATGGTGGAGATGAAAAAGTAAGTGCTAATTCTCTAG aAAAATTCGAAGTCACTTGGAAAACGAAAACTCCAGAGAGTGTGATCACCAAAGAGTATTGTGTGACTTGTCAATTTGAGTTGAAATTGTGGGTAAGTGTAGTAGGCTAA